The following coding sequences are from one Microtus pennsylvanicus isolate mMicPen1 chromosome 1, mMicPen1.hap1, whole genome shotgun sequence window:
- the LOC142857098 gene encoding uncharacterized protein LOC142857098, producing the protein MATPAQALVSFEDVAVTFTVEEWGQLDPTQRALYQEVMMETYGLLVSLGYRVPMPELIYLQEHQQGVWTVKRGLFQSPCTGEEAKSTDSSKPIASPRTFYFQEQLSQRASEDFKVGQTKDNETWSEMPGGTTGTTDSSKETCPGELAYNHEALETDDGLCLQVLQEQATPRDSYHEHDSQGPEKEPVVDVGSLYQCKGCGKVFRNNRTLVWHQQIHAGAKPYECSECGKMCRSMAGFVQHMRIHTGKKLHQCIECGKAFKRSSHLTEHQRLHTGDKPYECTECGKTFSHRSAFLQHKVTHSAEKPFLCKECGKAFCYSSSFVQHMKIHTGKKLYECGQCGKSFIHSSTLVKHKRTHTGEKPYECKDCGKTFTHHSTFLHHSMTHTGEKPFVCKECGKAFCVSSSFMQHMRIHTGEKPYECSECRKAFTQRSTFIRHKRTHTGVKPFECKDCGRAFCDNSSLIQHTRLHTGEKPYECDECGKAFTHHSVFIRHTRTHSGVKPLECKECAKAFYYSSSFIRHMRIHTGEKPYVCRECGKAFTQPENFLRHSRIHTGEKPFECTVCEKAFYDNFSLIRHMRTHTGEKPFECSECGKTFSHNSSFIQHRKIHTSV; encoded by the exons GCCTTGGTTTCATTTGAAGATGTGGCCGTAACCTTCACTGTGGAGGAATGGGGACAGCTGGACCCTACTCAGAGAGCACTGTACCAGGAGGTGATGATGGAGACCTATGGGCTTCTGGTCTCCCTGG GGTATCGTGTTCCTATGCCAGAGCTGATCTACCTCCAAGAGCATCAGCAGGGTGTATGGACAGTGAAGAGAGGTCTCTTCCAAAGCCCCTGCACAG GTGAAGAAGCAAAGTCCACTGACTCCTCAAAACCCATTGCTTCTCCACGGACTTTCTATTTCCAAGAACAACTGTCACAGAGAGCCTCAGAGGACTTCAAGGTAGGGCAGACCAAGGATAATGAAACATGGTCAGAAATGCCAGGTGGGACCACAGGGACAACTGACTCTTCCAAGGAGACATGCCCTGGAGAGCTGGCTTATAATCATGAGGCTTTGGAGACAGATGATGGTCTCTGTTTACAAGTCTTACAGGAGCAAGCTACTCCACGAGATTCTTACCATGAACATGATTCTCAAGGACCAGAAAAAGAGCCTGTGGTTGATGTTGGGAGCCTTTATCAGTGTAAAGGCTGTGGAAAAGTGTTTAGGAACAATCGGACCTTAGTATGGCATCAGCAGATTCATGCTGGAGCAAAGCCTTATGAATGCAGTGAGTGCGGGAAAATGTGTCGTTCCATGGCTGGCTTTGTTCAGCATATGAGGATTCACACTGGGAAGAAGCTACATCAGTGCATCGAGTGCGGGAAGGCCTTCAAGCGCAGTTCTCACCTCACTGAGCACCAGCGGCTGCACACTGGAGACAAACCCTACGAGTGCACCGAATGTGGGAAGACCTTCTCCCATCGCTCCGCTTTTCTCCAGCACAAGGTGACGCACTCTGCAGAGAAGCCTTTCCTGTGCAAAGAATGTGGGAAAGCTTTTTGCTACAGCTCTTCGTTTGTTCAGCATATGAAGATTCACACCGGAAAGAAGCTGTACGAGTGCGGCCAGTGCGGGAAGTCCTTTATTCACTCCTCCACATTGGTGAAACACAagagaacccatactggagagaagccctatgagtgCAAGGACTGTGGTAAAACCTTCACTCACCACTCCACATTTCTCCACCACAGCATGACCCACACAGGGGAAAAACCCTTCGTGTGCAAAGAATGTGGGAAAGCTTTTTGTGTCAGCTCATCCTTCATGCAGCACATGAGGATCCACACTGGCGAGAAGCCATACGAGTGCAGTGAGTGCAGAAAGGCCTTTACCCAGCGCTCCACTTTTATCAGGCATAAGAGGACACACACTGGAGTGAAACCCTTTGAGTGCAAAGACTGTGGAAGGGCCTTTTGTGACAACTCTTCTCTGATTCAACACACGAGGCTTCACACTGgcgagaagccctatgaatgtgaTGAATGTGGCAAGGCCTTCACCCACCACTCTGTTTTCATCCGACACACTAGAACCCACAGTGGAGTAAAACCCTTGGAATGCAAAGAATGCGCGAAAGCCTTTTACTATAGCTCCTCCTTCATCCGACACATGCGtatccacactggagagaagccttatgTTTGCAGggaatgtgggaaagccttcactcAACCTGAAAATTTTCTCCGGCATAGTAggatacatactggagagaaacccttcgAATGCACAGTGTGTGAGAAGGCTTTTTATGACAACTTTTCCTTGATTAGGCACATGAGaactcacactggagaaaagccctTTGAGTGCAGTGAATGTGGGAAGACCTTCAGCCATAATTCATCCTTTATTCAACACCGAAAGATTCATACCAGCGTTTAA